From the Anopheles merus strain MAF chromosome 2L, AmerM5.1, whole genome shotgun sequence genome, the window agagagagagagagagagagtcggTTGTCATCAGTGCCTCATTTGAATTGGGTTTCGAAGCCAATAATGTTGGcgtacttcttcttcttctttggcgcaacaaccgctgtcggtcaaggcctgccagtacccactagtaaagtgagcttggctttcagtgacttattgttaccatagcaggatagtcagttctgcgtatgggagcacggtctattcgggacttgaacccatgacgggcatgttgttacgtcgtacaagttaacgactgtaccaccagaccggctcatGCGTACGTTAATGTTGGCGTACAagtaaactaaaactaaagTAATCCTTTAAAATTCGTTGCGCAACCCTGAAACCGAGCCAAATTTGCTAGTCATTTCTCATGCGTAAAGATGTATCTTTTCCACAGTTTTACACCAGTACAGCTTTATTGAATTGCTCAAAAACCAACCATTGCTTGTTATTGTGAGATAATGTTCGCCCCGTTGCAAGCACCGTTAAGTTGTACGGGCCCTTTTTGAAGAAGCGAAAGGCGCCCAAAATTAACATGTTTTTCGAGCGCCTTTCACTGCTTCATCTTTGAAAAGACCAACCCAAATTATACAAATTAAACCCCCTTTCTCAAAACCTCACAAAAATACTGCCGTCGTTCTTACGAGAGTGGAATCTTGCATGAGCTTGTGTATTTTCATTCTCCAATATATCTCCTAATCCTTCCATCGACACACAGtaacattaaaattaaagGGAACTCAAACATTCCTGCTGTCTTGTACACCTAAACGCAGCAAAACGGTGCAAAACTTACCGTTTTCAGTACCTACGGAACCAATAAATGATGAACGCATAGTATTTCATTTCTGTACTGTACTATCCCCTAGCTAACGCTCTTTAtctctttatctctttctctccgctGTCTTCcgaatcaaacaaaatgatttCGATTCTCCTTGCCGGCTTTACAATTCCTGCTGTATCCTATCATTCTTATGCTGTACTCTTTGTTCCGAAACAAGATTGAATTACCTGCAATTGTTTCGTTAAGATATTCTCCTGTCTGGGGGCCTGATGCTAGTTCAATTATTGAGTTCGTTCTATTTTGTGGGATTAAGTGTACTCTTCTCTACATTTCCGTTGCCTTTCTAGCAGGATTTTAACCGCCGACCTAACTGAATCTTCTTATAATTCAAATTACAAAAATACGATGGACCATGTAACCACGTTGCGTATCCAATGGCTTACAAATCCTCGTCCTCGTCTGGCAGGGCCGTTGCCTGTGCCTCTTCCAAATCCTTCTCGATCTGTACCTGCCAGTCCTTGTCCATTTTAACTTCCGGTGGAAGCAAGGCAGGCATGGCAACGAACTCCAGGTTGGGATCACCGACAAGCTTGCGAGCCAGCCACAGGAACGGTTTCTCGAAGTTGTAGTTCGATTTGGCAGAAATATCATAGTACTATGgtgaagcaaagaaaaacaaccaatCAGTTATACATTACTCTCACAGCGCTCTTTGCTCGCTTTCTCGCGTGCATCACTTACCTGTAGGTTCTTCTTCCGGTGGAATACGATGGACTTGGCCTTCACCTTACGATCCTTGATGTCTACCTTATTACCGCACAGAACGATTGGGATGTTTTCGCAGACGCGCACCAAATCGCGATGCCAGTTGGGCACGTTCTTGTAGGTCACTCGAGACGTTACGTCGAACATAATGATGGCACACTGTCCCTGGATGTAGTATCCATCGCGGAGCCCACCGAACTTTTCCTGCCCGGCCGTGTCCCACACATTGAACCGGATAGCACCACGGTTCGTGTGGAATACCAGTGGATGTACCTCTACGCCGAGGGTGGCGACGTACTTCTTTTCAAACTCACCCGTCATATGACGTTTGACGAATGTCGTTTTGCCGGTACCACCGTCGCCGACCAGCACGCATTTGAAAGTTGGCATATCTGCTTCCGCCATTGTTGTTGCAGCTTTACTCTTCGTCTGTTGCAAAAGCTTTACTTTTATGCGAGGAGCCTCCTCCGGGTCAGTGCTTCTATCCTTCCTTTAAGCTGGTACCGCTCGGCCTCACCTCAGTCGTCCAACTGGGATCCTGAGTTAGTTTAACGTTGTCTGCCTTTCGATTGGAGCAACACATGCAATAATACGGCGTTCGAAGTGGGGGGTGGAGGGAAAaagtaaaatcaattaatctCCTGCTCTTTTTTTACTATGATAGTGAGAAGGAATAATAGCCTAGTTCAGTTTGTAAAAGGAAGTATTGCGTTAATAAATAGCTCTTAAAAATCATTGTCCAAATTAATATTTTGACATTTGTGGAAGCATGGTCCCAAAAAGTaggaatttttttttctagctgAAAACAGGCAGCTGAAAAATGCGGCAAAGACAATTATCGAGAAACTTCCTCGCAATGACAGGCGGTGGTAGGAAGATTGCaaggttaattttttttttctatgccAATTCCAACAACATCCGTGCTTACAATGCTGATGACGTCACGGAGGGAAATCTAATAGCCGTGTGGCGTACCAAATTCCATTGCCAAAAATAGGATCTGGTATAACACTCTGGATAAGCAAGCATGATTATTTTTCCCaattaaaacaacacaaacgatGTCACATAAAATGACACCTACTGCTGCCGGGAACCTCATCGCAACCAAcctctgctgcagctgctgctgttgatgatgcGGCTCAAGGGTCAGGTCAGCATTATGCCTTCTTTTCTATAGCCTTTTACCGCTCTTTCCGGAATAGTGCCACTTGAAACATCCCCACCCAATTAACAGCACTTTTGGAAAATAATATTCATTTCATGAGTGCGTTTGTCTATGGCTTGAATCTAACACTACCCTAAAAAGTGACGCAAGCTTTAAATAGATAATTGAGATGTAACTTAATCGAGAAACGCAGAACATGCATCGCATCTGCAAACTAATATCCGGAACCAACCGTTTTTGCTTGTGCTGCGAATCGGAGAAAGATCTTCAACAAAGGCTAGGTAACGGCGGTGGTTGTCAAATGTACAGCACACGCTTCTGTTTCTGCGCCAATATTCCCGGTGCCCGGGCTGATGCGATCGAATGGCAGATGTTCCGGTAGATGGAAACGAAACACTTGTATCGTTCAAGAACGAAATGCTTCATTCGCccaatcgcaaaaaaaaacgtatagCCAACCATGTTACAAATATCTAAATAGCGGTTTAAAAGAGGCCTTCTTTGCCCATCATTTTCTCGTAAATTTCGTCATGCCGTATCTGCATCGCCACACCACTTCTTCCCGACGCCGAAGCCGGCGAAGCTCCACGGAATTGTATGCGCGAAAAACCACCTTGGAATGCACTTTCAACAAACACTCTGCACTGCAGCCATTGCTATTACCTTCAAATAACTGTTTCACACAACCCTAGCGATGGTAATTGTTCTAATATCGTACTATTTCAGCACTTTGGACCAGTACTTACAGCAGGATAGCTTGATCACACCACGAAAAAACGCTCAAGATGACGAGCAGGGACCAGGTTAGCAAACGAACGACGTCAGGAGGCGCGAAATGTGCGGCTATGTTGACTGTTGTCCTATTTTGTCCTACGTATCACCCAAGAGCGACAGAGAAGCACACAAGGCGGAAACTGAGCAAGAAAATTCTCTCTTCAAGATATTTCCACTGACAGCTGTCAGCTTGTTTAGGTGGTTGAAATAACGGTCAAGCAGCGTTCggtttaattttaaacaagTTAATCTCTGTATTTCTCCtcaaatatttataattttagGTACAATACACCTTTCGTTTCCTTTGCTTGAAATCTTTTGTTTAAATCATAACACACAGAAAATGCTTTGCTCTCAAAAACAACGATTTTCAAATATTGCGTTTCAATTTTCGTAATTACCAagcaagagcaaaacaaatttaataaaatccACCTTAAACAATATGCTAAATaagaatgaataaaaaagaacattcTCATCCTTATTTATGATGAGTCTGTGGCATTATCGTTTGTGTAAACAATGTAAATGCATGTTTATAGAACACCAGAGATAACCGCGATAGGCCGTACGTTGCAGGTTCAGCGAAAACGGATTCTCATTTAGCATTCAACTCGGCGAAGAATCACGATGAAATCGTTCAGTTTTATCGGGCTAATGGCACCGGTGTTTACACCGTACACGAATAACAAGTGAGTTTCTGTTAAAAAGGCAAGATTCGATTCTACACAGTATTCCCACTCGTTACAGTGAAAAGGTAAACATAAACGCCATCGAACCGTACGTAGAACTGCTGAAAGCGAATCATGTAAACGGTGTCCTCGTCAATGGGACCACCGGTGAAGGTATGCTGATGACCACCGAGGAGCGTATGTTGGTAACAGAAGCATGGCAACGATCCTGCAAAAAACACGGCATCACCATCATGATTCAGATTGGCGGTGCTGCTTATCCGGATGTTGTGCAGCTGGCTCAACATGCCTCCAACATGGACGTGGATGCGGTGCTGTGCCTTCCAGAGCTGTATTTTAAACCGAAATCATGCGAGCAGCTGGTCACCTACCTGAAAGGTGTAGCCATGCATTGTCCCACAACGCCCTTCTTCTACTATCACATTCCGATGTTTACAGACGTAAATTGTAAGGCGAAACGAAATTCTGTACACCTGTTATATTTTAACACTTTGCTCTCTCTTGATGGTTACAACAACTCTTGTTTGCTTTAGTGCACATGCCAACGTTTCTGGATCGCGCAGAGAAGGAGATTGCAAATTTCCGGGGAATTAAATACACGAGCGGAGATCTGGAACAGGGCAGCTCGTGCTTGAAGGAAGGCCGAACCATATTCCTCGGTGCCGATACCATACTGTGCGGGGCAGTGGCTGCCGGTTTCGATAGTTTCATTATGACGACGATCAACATCTGTCCGGAAGCTGCGCTTGAGATTATCGCCGCTATGGACCGGGGCGCGGTAGCGGACGCTAGGGAAAAGCAGCGTTTGCTAAACGCACGTATTGCTGAAATTTTAGCCCACGGAGATTGGGTGTCGGCGATGAAAAAAGCGTTCCGGGAAAGATTCCCTTCGATCGAGGTTGGCACCACGCGGCCACCACTGAACATGTGAAAAGTGATCTGTGTACGGtaattaaatgaatgaaatgtatTTCCTGACGCTTTTCGTCGTCACATCTAATGACTGTCCATGAACTGAAGATCGGAAACGAGAAGTATCGTTTGCGGGAGTGGCCGCGGCTGAGGAGATAACACCGTCAATACCTGCTTGTCCATGTTGACGTTGGTAACACAGATAAAACCGGCCACGTTTGTCTGTATCACGTTCTCGTCCGTGCTCTCGGCAAAGCTGACCGCCAGGATGTGGTGCAACAGCTGGGGGCCGGGCTGTACTGCGACCAGCTTGGTATAGTTGTCTTCCGCCTTCATGCCCAGCGGCAGGCACGAATCCGGCAGCGGCGGTGAGCCAAccttaaatatttttatgtccGAAAACTTTACATCGAAGCTATGCGGGAATAGGGGCATTTTGGAGCCGTAGAAATATTCTCTAATGCGCTGATCTCTTGCCTCGGTGCGCTGCGATTTGGTGCGCTCCACAACACCACCGCTTTTCGGCAGAAACACAACCTGCACGGTGCCCTTGACATCCCGTAGCAACTCGTTGTACAGGCGCTCTTGGTCGAGCACAAAGATAGCGGTCACTTCGAATGCTTTGACGGTGTGCAGGATGTGCGAGTAGCCGGAACCTTTCACCCAGCCGCAGGTGTTGATTATCATTCCGGACGATTTGGCCTTTTTGTTAGCCTGCAACCGTTCCAGGGTCGTTTCGGCCAGCTTCGAAATCAGCACATCATAGAACGTACTGTTCGCCGACGGTGTACTATGGCCGTAGTGGTAGACGAGAGGGGCCTGTTGCGAGAAGCCCTCCGCTACCGGCGCTGGTCGCTCGACGAGTAACGCACCTATGGTGCCGGGTATGGCGATTCCTCCCTGACCCACATCCAAGTCGACGAATATCGGGCGTCTACCCAGCCGCACTGCATAGTTCAAGAATATGCGGCACAGCGTGGTCTTTCCGACATCGGTGGGGCCCACTACCATCACGATTGGGCCTTGTGCGTCCTCCTGTTCGGCTTTGTTGCGCAGATGCTCCAGAGCAGAGTTAGCATTCAGGTACATAACCATGGGAGTTTCTTTGGCAACGTACGCTACGTCCGGCTTGCCGCGCAGCTCGATCGTACAGCCGTGGTAGGTAAAGATCGCTACCTTGGCACCGGTAACGAACTCGTACGGCTTTTTTACCACCAGCTCAGTCCCGAACAGTTCCGCTTGTCCATTGAGCAGCTAGAAACAGCGAAAACGGTATTACTCATTCATTGCTGACGCAGTACCTGCGTCGGTTGCGCGTCTACCTACCACAACAGTgactttttcgtttttgttttctatttcaaaCCGCAGCTCCGAATCGGACTCCAGCTTGTAGTCCGTCCTGGGGACGGCTTTGTCGTCCGTCATGATGCAGCCAGAAGAGAGTTTGTTTCAATTGTACTGCGAGTATTTAATCAACACGATTAGTTCATGCCTAGATGAACGTGTACGCGATCTCGTTACCCGGTTTGTTTACCCCGTTGGTTGACAGCAATAAACGTCATATGTAGCCAACAAAAACATTGATTACGAAACTGCGTTGCTAGTTGCACTTCTTCTACGGCATATCGACACGGCATAGAGCGCTCCGGAGGAAAGCCATGATTGCCACAACCCTCCGCCAGCTGGTGGGCCGCTCACTTTTCACCGTACAGCAACATTTGGTAAGATTTCAGAGCGGTGTCGATGGGCCCGGTAGCGTACCGAAACCCGGCGTCGCAAACCCGGACACCATATTCGACAAGATAATCAAGAAGCAGATACCGGCAGATGTAATTTACGAAGACGAGAAATGCATTGCGTTCAACGATGTTGCTCCTCAAGCGCCGGTTCATTTTCTTGTGATTCCAAAGAATAAAATTGACAAGCTTGAAAACAGTACGCCCAATCAAACGGAGGTATAGCAGCAATGTTTCAGTGCACAGAACAACGAATCGGGAGAGAATAATGAACATTTATTTGATTCTACTTTTTGCAGATATTGGGGCATCTGTTGCATGTTGCCGGGCAGTTGGGAAAATCGAAAGTAGGCATGGGACAATTGTGCGAGACCTATGCCGCACACTCAGTTCATTATAGTGTGCGGTTGATCGCCGCACGCGAAAAAGTGAACGGGTAGGTCTTCCGCACGCATACAGAACTAACTGAAATGTGCTCTGAAAGagatgcaagataactgtcgGTGTCATAgactgaacgaaaaaaaaacattcgtttTGGGTCGGCAGAATTTGTCACACACAACGACACAAGAAGATCGATCGCACTTTGCGCAAGAAAGAATGCACATATTGCTAGCGTGGTCAGATTGATCAATCGCACACAGccgcacaaaaagaactccTGCCGCACACAGACCCCATTCTGAGTGAGAAAGAACACTCATAGCCGATGGGTCATTCGCACACAGCCGCACGCGTGTTCAGTTGGGTCTGTCGCACACTaccgcacaaaaagaactcttgtcgcacactgccgcacgcGCGTTCTGTTAGTTCGGTCGCTCACTGCTGCACGCGTATTCAGTGGGGTCAGTCGCACACTACCGCACGAAAAGAGCTCTTAtcgcacactgccgcacgcGCGTTCAGTTAGTTCAgtcgcacactgccgcacTCGTATTCAGTGGGGTCAGTCGCACACTACCGCACAAAAAGAGCTCTTgtcgcacactgtcgcacgcGCGTTCAGTTAGTTCAGtcgcacaaaaagaactcttgccgcacactgccgcacgcGCGTTCAGTTAGTTCAGtcgcacaaaaagaactcgTTAAGCGcacagcaacataaaaaagaaagcttgTAGATTTTACTCATTTATATTAGCTTTTGTTACAAATCAACTTAAGTATATACAGTTTGTTCTCGAGCTACGTTTTCTAAGTTCTTGTGTGCAATTAGTATAATTGGCTCAAAGGATTCTCAAATGCAAGATAAATTACTGTTTTACCAAAAATTTTAGAGCCTCTTAAAAACcagaaattttcaaattttctgcATGAATTGTGATACATAAATGGTTTAATGTAAAAACCTAGTTACCTAGTTATGTAtgaaccgcgtatctcggacTGACggtatttataattaaaaatgcagCCTTAAAAGCAATAACTTTTTGTTCTTGCATTAAAATCTcgataaaattaaacataatatttaaaaaatggtaCTTAGCTACAATTGAGCGACTGACCTACCGCACGCGTTCAGTTCATCATACTGAACGAACTACATCGCACGCGTTCACTGAAAAGAATCAAATTGCCCAAGCCTAATCGAAAGCCCCCAAAGGATTCCGGCTGGTGATAAATAATGGTGACCATGGATGTCAAACAGTGTACCATATACACCTGCACGTTATAGGCGGACGCCAGCTCGGATGGCCTCCCGGGTAATTGTATCGCGAACTGCACGTAACAGAAGCAAATAAATGGACCATCGTGCGGTTATCCATTTCCATCCTGAATATTCTGATTTTCTGATCCGACCACCGTTgaaggaatttaaaaaaaatcgatgacATCCGAAACACAGGCTGACAGGCGCTAAGTGGACGGACTGTCAATAGTcagcagaaagcaaaacaaagtcAGAGTAAACAGGTTcgatatgaaaacaaaacaatacttgCACTTTCTAACCCGTTTTTTGCGTAGTTCCAGATGAGCAAAATGAGCGACCAATCCAGCGAGGCGTTAAGTGGTCCCAATGATAGCTCCATACCAGCCACAGCAGTGGAAGCTGAGAAGGACAGTGAATCAGACTCATCCATTAGCTGTGCTAAACAGACCGCTGACAACAATGATGATGAGTGTCCAAAAACGTTCCCGTTCACCGATGCCAACGATAGCCCGAGTGCAGGGGATTTGGCTCACTCTACACGCTGTAATCTGAAGGTGCGTACGAAGTGCCATCGACTGCAGAATCGCTCATCCCCGTACAGGACGATACGCCCGTCGGCGCTACTCGTCTCCCGCTTTCTGGAGGCCGTTTCGCACAATAACACGGAAAAGGTGCAGGAAATGATACAGCAAGGCATGTCACCGAACACGTCCGAAAGCTACTTCAACCGGTCGGCGTTGCATATTGCGTGCAGCAGAGGATTCCGAGACATCGTTCGCCTCTTGCTAGAGAACGGTGCCAACCCGAACATACGGGATAAAAATATGAACACACCGCTGCACTTGGCCTCCAGCACGGAAAGTGTCGAGGTGGTGCAGATGCTACTCGATTTCGGCACCAACGTGCTGCTGAGGGATTCGAATGGTTTGCTTGCGCTGGACTTTTCAATCGGTAAGCTCCGGCTCTCGGAGCGGCTCATCTCCAAAATGCAAAAGCTTACGCAAAGCGACATACACAAGCATCGTGAAAAAACGGCCGACGTTTGCGAACGAATTTTTGCCGTATTTAAGCAGCAGGTCCGAAACCTCGATCTGCCAAGGCAGGGCCTGGACCAGGAAAAGCTGGAACAGATGCTGAATGATTTTTCCGAACAGCTCGGCAAGGTGCGCCAACGGCAAATCGATCTCGATTCCATCGTCGATCAGATCAGCAATCTGAaggtgaaaagtgaaattgaTAGCGACGTCAATTCGTTGCTCTCCACCCTGCAGCAGTTCACTCTCTGAACTGTGGAAGGACAATTATTCATTCGGTGATGGATCAAACGGTTTCATGCGCGCGGATTACATTCCATATCCATCTAATACATGTATAGGCCAAGTTTCTAtgtaatgtgtgtatgtgtgtgtgtgtgtgtgtgtgtgtgtgtgtgtgtgtgtgtgtgtgtgtgtgtgtgtgtgtgtgtgtgtgtgtgtgtgtgtgtgtgtgtgtgtgtgtgtgtgtgtgtgtgtgtgtgtgtgtgtgtgtgtgtgtgtgtgtgtgtgtgtgtgtgtgtttgtacgtaTAATAGATTACTTTTGTTTCGGCTCTCCCTATTGTACATTCAGGTGCTTTATGTAGAATAAATAATAAGCTAGACTATACGCCTTTATTTGCGTGGTTTCTGGGTGCGTTCGATCTTTTCGCCCCGCTTTCGCTTGTTTAACGGATTCCGCGGATCGTACACGTCGTACCAATCGTCGTCCTTAGTGGCGGCATCTTTCGCTAGGATTGGATCCTTCTTTTCAAACTCCAACCGGTGCGAAAGCCAATTGTCTCCCCGAATGTCCTCCTCTTCGTCGACGGCAGCACTGGCGTGCGACTCTGGATCCCGCTCATGGGCGGAATGGAGCTTGGATTTGAACTTTTGCAACAGCTCCATGGTGAAGTTTTCGCGCGAACTGCCTTTCTGGGGCACCTGTTTAGTTTTCTGTGTGTATTCTTCCTGCACCTTTAGCACCTCATCCATCACTTCCTTGCGGGACGATTTTTTGGACACCTTCTTCTGCTCACTCTCCTTATCCTTGTCCTTGGAGCGCTTGTCCGTGTGATAGTCGCGCTTGAGTTTCGTTATCTCCTGTCGGATCTTTTCCGCTTCCTGCTGTTtggctttctttctttcgcttccAAGCCCgtaatcggaatcggaatcgctTTCGCTTGCATCCGAAGGGGGCGGTTTCCTCTCTACTGCTTTCTCGTCCGGTTTACGCTTCAGCTTTTCTCGcacactttgtgcaccgtctTTGTTCCGCGAAGCCTTCGTTGAAATGCGATGCTGTTCCGCGTCCTGTTCATC encodes:
- the LOC121591409 gene encoding GTP-binding nuclear protein Ran, producing MAEADMPTFKCVLVGDGGTGKTTFVKRHMTGEFEKKYVATLGVEVHPLVFHTNRGAIRFNVWDTAGQEKFGGLRDGYYIQGQCAIIMFDVTSRVTYKNVPNWHRDLVRVCENIPIVLCGNKVDIKDRKVKAKSIVFHRKKNLQYYDISAKSNYNFEKPFLWLARKLVGDPNLEFVAMPALLPPEVKMDKDWQVQIEKDLEEAQATALPDEDEDL
- the LOC121591407 gene encoding N-acetylneuraminate lyase A-like codes for the protein MKSFSFIGLMAPVFTPYTNNNEKVNINAIEPYVELLKANHVNGVLVNGTTGEGMLMTTEERMLVTEAWQRSCKKHGITIMIQIGGAAYPDVVQLAQHASNMDVDAVLCLPELYFKPKSCEQLVTYLKGVAMHCPTTPFFYYHIPMFTDVNLHMPTFLDRAEKEIANFRGIKYTSGDLEQGSSCLKEGRTIFLGADTILCGAVAAGFDSFIMTTINICPEAALEIIAAMDRGAVADAREKQRLLNARIAEILAHGDWVSAMKKAFRERFPSIEVGTTRPPLNM
- the LOC121591405 gene encoding protein CLP1 homolog — protein: MTDDKAVPRTDYKLESDSELRFEIENKNEKVTVVLLNGQAELFGTELVVKKPYEFVTGAKVAIFTYHGCTIELRGKPDVAYVAKETPMVMYLNANSALEHLRNKAEQEDAQGPIVMVVGPTDVGKTTLCRIFLNYAVRLGRRPIFVDLDVGQGGIAIPGTIGALLVERPAPVAEGFSQQAPLVYHYGHSTPSANSTFYDVLISKLAETTLERLQANKKAKSSGMIINTCGWVKGSGYSHILHTVKAFEVTAIFVLDQERLYNELLRDVKGTVQVVFLPKSGGVVERTKSQRTEARDQRIREYFYGSKMPLFPHSFDVKFSDIKIFKVGSPPLPDSCLPLGMKAEDNYTKLVAVQPGPQLLHHILAVSFAESTDENVIQTNVAGFICVTNVNMDKQVLTVLSPQPRPLPQTILLVSDLQFMDSH
- the LOC121591410 gene encoding histidine triad nucleotide-binding protein 1-like, with translation MIATTLRQLVGRSLFTVQQHLVRFQSGVDGPGSVPKPGVANPDTIFDKIIKKQIPADVIYEDEKCIAFNDVAPQAPVHFLVIPKNKIDKLENSTPNQTEILGHLLHVAGQLGKSKVGMGQLCETYAAHSVHYSVRLIAAREKVNG
- the LOC121591406 gene encoding ankyrin repeat domain-containing protein 54-like, which gives rise to MSKMSDQSSEALSGPNDSSIPATAVEAEKDSESDSSISCAKQTADNNDDECPKTFPFTDANDSPSAGDLAHSTRCNLKVRTKCHRLQNRSSPYRTIRPSALLVSRFLEAVSHNNTEKVQEMIQQGMSPNTSESYFNRSALHIACSRGFRDIVRLLLENGANPNIRDKNMNTPLHLASSTESVEVVQMLLDFGTNVLLRDSNGLLALDFSIGKLRLSERLISKMQKLTQSDIHKHREKTADVCERIFAVFKQQVRNLDLPRQGLDQEKLEQMLNDFSEQLGKVRQRQIDLDSIVDQISNLKVKSEIDSDVNSLLSTLQQFTL